The sequence GCCCCTGCCCCTGACCCCTGACCCTTTGCCTCTGGCCACCCTGTCCTCCCCTCACCACCCTCAGGCCCACGAAACACACGGTTCTGGATTTGTACTCTGCTGTGAAGTGGCTGGAAGAGAGCAGAGGCCAACTGGGGGCCTGTGGAGGAGGTTGTCTCCACTAGGTAGGAGATTTTTAGAAACTCCCCAGCCTCTTCCAAAGGAAACTTCGGCAGCAAGGGGAGATGATGCCGTTTCCCCACCTTCCTGCGAGTGAGGAGAGGAAGCGAAACTGCCCCCCTGGGACCAACTTTCCCATCTGGGTTAGAATTtgacctttcttcttcctttcttcaccaCGTGAGGCAGGGGGCCCTGAGCCCCTCGGCTGCCCGCACAACCCCAACTCTGGCTGCTGGTGACTCTCTCTGCCAAATGTGCTGCAGCCCATTTTCTCCCAATTACAGCAAGACTGTCAGCCTCACTGGCCCTGTCGTCATTTTTGGGTGGGAGCGTCAAAGGGCCTATGCAGCGAGCACACCGCCCAGTCCAGGGACCGAAAGGCCGGGCCAGCGGCTTGAAGGGCCAGGCTTTGGGTCCCGTGTACACAACTGCCTCCAGGTGGAGGAGGACTCAAGTGCAGCATTTCATTAGCATGGAAACTTCCCTTCGGAGGGGGAATCGGGACCCCAGAGGGGGTCCTTGTTTGGTAGCAACTTCCAGGACCATCTCTAGCAGTATTTGTGCCTGTTTTAGCTGCATCCTCTGACCAGCTGGCCCCGTTTTTCCTTAAGCTGGATGACACAGGAGCTCTGCCTGCTGCAAGGAGTGAAAGGCAAAGAATCGGTTCCCCGCTCCAACTGAGGCTCTTGGTCCCCTCCAAGCCCCTCATCCAAGCCAGTCACAGGAGGATGGAGGCCTGCCTGGAATATCCACCCTCTGGGGAAGTTCATATGCTTCTTGGCCAGGACCCACAACCAAGTTTCTGAGGTTACTGGAGTCCCTCCCCCCCATCTCACACACCCCAAAAGCAGCTCAAGCTACAGGAAAACAATAACCATACACCAAGCTGGCCCTAGCACTTTGGCGAGGGTcggagtgggagggtggggaagggtcgCCTAGGAGAACCTATGGCTTTTCTAGCCAAGGCATTTTACTAGGTCCCCTTGGCCTCTGTTCACCGGGTGTCTCGCTTGCATCCTCACTGCCCAGTTGACACAGAATGTAGGTCTGGCCCAGCACGTCTGTGGTGGGTGAGGAGGTTGTGAAGACAATTGCTTGCCAAAGTCGGAAGTGCAATGCTCCTTTGACTCGGCAACTCTTGGGAGGATGTGGAGATcggaaattcatttatttcacaaatgtttgTTCAGTTCTTGGTGCGTGCCAGGCAGGGTACTGAGCCAGgggttagagaaaaaaaaaaccaaaccacccATGAATTTGTCGAGGACCCTGCCCTCTTGGGGTTTACGTGCTAGTTTTCTATTGCCTGAtaatccattttatagatgaggaaagcgTGGTATATATCCGCAGCTGGCAAAGGGTTGGGCCGAGACTTAAGTACTGAGGTCTATGAACAATCACTCCCGCTCCGAGGCCCGGGCCTCCCACTCCTCGGAGGGCCCTTCGTGCGACCCCCTTTCTGTTCCTCTCGGAGTCCtgggctgcaccagcttgctcTCTGCTCCGGCGCTAGCCCCAGAGGCGCCGGCCTACCTGATGCccgaagaaagaaaaaagcagaccGCGGGCCGACTGGGCCCGCCCCAACCTTGCGCGAGCTGTCGGCGCCCGGGTCTCCGGTGGGGTAGGCAGAGGCGAGCTCCGCCCCGACCCCGCTGCCAGCCGAGTGCGCACGCGCAGCGGGCCGCGCTCCCTCGGCGGCACCGCCCACCACCGGGGGACGTCGGCGGCGCGCGACGTAGTTCGCAGGATAAATGCGGTGGCGCCGGGCGTAGGAGCGATTgagctggggtgcttgggtgttCGGACGCTTGGCGGGGTCGTGGCCCGCGCCTGAACCTGCCCTGTTTCGCGCTGTGCCATGGCGGACGAGGGGAAGTCCTACAACGGTCAGTGCTGGCTCTCTGGGCGGGAAGCGAGGCGATCTGGGGCCCGGTGGGCGGTGCCGGCCTAGGCCGCAGCCCCGGGGCGGGAGGCCGCGAGGGGCTGGGTGTccgcgggggcgggggtggggggggggcggcgcgggCCGGGGGCGAGGCCACCCGGGGGCCCGGCCTCCATCGAGGCTGAGCGCCCGAGGCGTTGGCTCGGGAATCCTGGCGTTGCGTGGAGCTTCGGCTTGGAGCGGGTGGCTTGGCGGCGGGGTGGCGAGATTCCTTTGAACTTTGTAGGTGGTTGATGCTTGTCAGTTCAGTTTGGCGGCTAGACTCTTCCTTTAATGTGAGTCAGTGCCCGCCCAGTTCATCGGCTGCCCGTGTGCTGCTTTCCACCTCGTCCAGTCTGTCTTGCCCCGCCTCCCCTGCGGCCTTGGCTTTGGCTTAATGTTTCAGACCTCCACACCAGCTCCCTGTGCTAGTCCGAACACTACACTGGATTTTAGTCCAGAATAGTGGGTAGGAGCACAAGAAGACCGAGGTTTGAATCCTGAGTTGTCTTCACTAAGCTTGAGTGAAGTCCACTCCCGGGCCTTACTTTCTGTCCCCGTAAGGAGGTAGTAACagtgtttattttcttagtgTGTCCGTGTGTGCTAAAATGAGATCATTCATATCAGGTGCCTGGAGCATAGTGCCTGACACTGGAGAAAGTTCTCAGTGAATGTTAGCTGTGCCTTCTATTCgttcccgtccccccccccccccccaccagggtcATTTCTTAGGGTTCATTGTTTGCAGAGTACTTACTAAGCAAGAGGGAGATCTTTTTAGGAAtcacagaccttttttttttttttttttttttaactaagccATTCCTACACACCAGGATTCAGAAGGTCATGTTACCTGAGAGCAGTCAAGGACCCTTGGTTAAGCTCCCTAGCTGTCATTAGAACCTGAGTCTCAGGAGTTGTCTCCTGAGTTAAAAGgcatttctgggggcacctggggtggctcagtcatttaagcctccgactttggctcaggccatggtctcacagtttgtgagtttgagccctgcgttgggctctgtgctgacagctcagagcctggaacctgcttcggattctgtgtctctgtctctctctgcccctcccccatgagtactgctctgcctctgccttggtctctctctcaaaaataaataaacacttaaaaaaaaaaaaagattttttaaaaaaggcatttctGGCCAAGGAAATGAAGAGTTCACTCCCAAAACTTCAGAGTGGCAGTTTGAGaacaagagtttttaaaaagcctttaaatTGACCACCTTTGTAACCGTATGCcgtttgtcctctgtattgcaAAAGTATTGTGTACTGAAAGCTAATGTAATGACTGTAATTGGTTGATTTTAGAAGATGTGAGAGAGGTCACCACCCAGAGTTTGAGAGGGGTTAAATAGATTTGGGAGGCTAAGCAAGCAAGTTTCAGGTGAATTTCCCCGGGGGTCCGAGTTGTGTCTAGTTCTGCTTTGGGTCCACTCACACTTCCACATTGTGCTTCTCTTCTCTGTTAGTTCCAGTTTCTGATTCCTTTTCCTAAAGCCCTACACTGTCTTCCAGTAACATTTCCCTCATGCCGCCATGCCACAGAGAGGGTTCTCTCTCAACACACAGAAGTTTGCAGGGAAGTGGCCCCTGTAGTTACTGTGTATCTCATCCGATAGCAGGGTGCTGGATACTGTGACTGCCCCAACAAGGTAGCTGGACTAGCAGTGTACTTTCTAACTGATGTTCTGCTTTTAACCCCAGAGCACGATGACCGTGTTAGTTTCcctcaaagaagaaagaagggccGGGGTCCCTTCCGGTGGAAATATGGTGAGGGGAACCGTAGGTCTGGAAGAGGAGGTTCTGGCATTCGGTCTTCCCGCCTGGAGGAAGATGACAGAGATGTAGCGATGAGTGATGCCCAGGAGGTTCCCCGAGTACGATAGTAAGTAACCAGTTGATCTGGTTTGAATTTAGCGGCCCATTTGTTTGATAAAGCTCTCTTACTGGCCACGTCATTTCTCTTTCCACCTGGAAAAGTGAGGGATGCCAGGGCCAGCTTACTGGTTGAGCAGTCTTAGCTGTAATCCTGACAACAGTGTGGGCAGGCCTTGGAGAAGACATGCCTAGTGTTTGTGGGCATTTTGTTCTCTGCTTCCCCATAGCAACCCCTATGCTGCCCGACCCAACCGTCGAGGTGACAGTTGGCATGATCGAGACCGCATTCATGTTACCGTGCGGAGAGACAGAGCTCttccagagagaggaggggctggcACCAGCCAGGATGGGACCTCGAAGAACTGGTTTAAGATTACAGTGAGTGTCTGGGGAAGTGGATGTGCAAGGGAGACAGGGAGCTGGGCTCAGAATGAAGGTTTCTGCTTTTCACATGACAAAATCTGTTTTCTCCACAATCAGGTGTCTCTCCTTTCTTCTAGAACACCCAAGAGCAGGTTAAGAAAAGGAGTAGGACAAGCAGGATGCTGCGGGGCAGGGATGGGGACACCATCTAAAGGGAAACATGAAAACTGGTTGGGAGATGGAGTAATTCCTCTGAATGTCTCCATTTGGCTCAAGCCAAGTGTGGGGCTTCGGGTCCCTTAAGTTCCCttaagtgaaatcatgaccttaaccgaaatcaagagtcagacacttaactgactgggccacccaggcaccccaagaaatgcTAAGTTTAAATGGACAGAAAGGAGGGCAAGGAATCCATGTCTgacttgagttaaaaaaaaaaaaaaaaaaaagaaagaaagaaagaaaacaaaaaacttttaactGGCCCTTTCTTTAGAAAACCTTGTGAGGGTCGGCGGAAGGTGTGAAAGGAGTAGACTGGGGCTGCTGGTCAGCCTTCGTTCCGCAttgttcccttctctttctctcatctagATTCCTTATGGCAGAAAATATGACAAGTCATGGCTCCTGAGTGTGATTCAGAGCAAGTGCAGTGTCCCTTTCACCCCCATTGAGGTGAGATAAGGCCTGCGTGGCTGGCTGGGCACCAAGGAAGGCGAGGGGCCAGCTGGACCAGGGGCCCTGGGCTCCCGAGTCTCATGCTCTTGTTTCCTCTTTGTGCAGTTTCACTATGAAAACACACGGGCCCAGTTTTTTGTTGAGGATGCCAGTACCGCCTCTGCGTTGAAGGCCGTCAACTATAAGATTTTGGATCAGGAGAACCGAAGGGTGTGTGTAAAGGGCCCGGCGTGGCTGGGGGTGGGTCTTGGGCCTGCCGCTTAGGCCTCCCCGGAATTCAACCTGccctctgtgtcttctctgcaGATCTCTATCATCATCAATTCTTCTGTCCCACCCCATTCTGTACAGAACGAGCTGAAGCCGGAACAAGTAGAGCAGCTAAAGGTGAGGCAGGCTCGCGTCATGtttccctccagccctcccacttCCCACGtgcaccccctctccccacagagCCCCAGTGACCACCGGCCCATTTTCCTTCCCCTGTAGCTGATCATGAGCAAACGATATGATGGCTCCCAACAAGCGCTTGACCTGAAGGGCCTCCGTTCAGACCCAGGTATGGCTGATAGCTGTCCCGCTCAGAGAGGTGGGGACTGAGCGGGGGGATCTGTCAGACGGGGACGGTTTGAGAACGGTTTGGTACTAACTCTGACCTGGGAAAGCCCTCTCAGACTcgcctttccttcctttctgtttcctgaaGACTTGGTGGCCCAGAACATTGATGTTGTCCTGAATCGCAGGAGCTGCATGGCGGCCACCCTGCGGATCATCGAGGAGAACATCCCCGAGGTGAGGCCTTTGTCCCgttttgagaggggaggaggcgggCTGGGGTGGGTAGGATGGGGTTGGGAGGCAGATGCGTCTCTGAACCCTCTGTTGGCGGCGCTTCCTCTAAACTTTCCTCTGCCCACAGCTGTTGTCCTTGAACTTGAGCAACAACAGGCTGTACAGGCTAGATGACATGTCCAGCCTGGTGCAGAAAGCACCCAACCTGAAGATCCTCAACCTCTCCGGAAACGAGGTGAGGCAGGAGAGCCCAGTTGTGGGCGGGGTGAGCAGAGGGGGGCCCCCGGGAGGGAGTTTCCGAGCTGGGACTCTCGCTGCCTCTCCTTACCGGGGTCTCTTGCCCActctctgtccccgtctctgCAGTTGAAGTCCGAGAGGGAGTTGGACAAGGTAAAAGGGCTGAAGCTGGAAGAGCTGTGGCTCGACGGAAACCCGCTGTGTGACACCTTCCGAGACCAGTCCACCTACATCAGGTCAGTTGtggcctctgtctcccctcccggGGACCTTCACCCCCTGGGAGGCTGAGCTAATGCACCCTGACCAGCGCCCGTCTGCAGGAGCTGTGCAGCCCTGAGCTGGAGCCGCCTGTCCTTTGGGAGGATCACGTGCTCCTCCCTTCGTCTGTCCGTGTGTCCCAGCTTGGCCCCAaggtctcctctccttccttctcacctGACTGCCTGTTTGCTGTCCTGTGGTCTTGCCTCTTCCTTCCTGAACACTGCCTTTTCTAGAATCTCCCTACCCTACTGTTCCAGGAAGGgcacctccctttttctaccacGACCAGGGGGTGTCTTGCGTTTGCCCCGTACGTGGAGCTGCCTTGTGCTAAGAGCCCGGTATTCCTGGGCTGAGAAAGCCCTCCCTCCCCGGGACTTCCTGTTGATGGGCCTTCCCTTCTTTGTCTCACGACGGCCCCTCTTGCCGTGCCAAGAGGGACTCTCCTCTCATGGTCCACGTGCCCAAGGCTGTTGCCTGGGCTTTCCCACTCGTGCTGAGGTGGAGGACTCCTTGGAGCTGGTGCCATGCAGTCTGTCTCTCCTGCCCGGAGCTGTGAGCTGGGCCCTCCCTGGAGAAGAAACCTGGGTTCCCCAAGCCGTGTGATCAGAGCCGGGGCCCCGCCAGCAGGCGAGGGCGTCCCAAGGCAGGTGCTGGGCGTGGAGGCCACGGGGGCAATGGCTACCAAGGAGACAGAGAACTGACCCTCTCGGGGGGCGCTGCCCCGCCCTCACTCACACACCTCACGTCACCCTGCTTGGCCCCGGAGGATGGCTGGTTAGCCAGAGACGGGTAAGATTCCTCAGGGAAGGAACAACCTAAGACAGGCACAGTCGCAGAGGGGCCATCAGGAGAGAACTTGGGGGCCAACAGAGGTGGGGCACAGACCCTCACCCCCCCAACTTTGCAGGGGCCTGAACCCTCAACCTTCTGAGGGAGGTCTCCCGCCCCCATGGCTGCTTTGCTTCCCACGCCCAGCTCAGATCGGGACCCAGGTAGCCAGCAGAGACCTGGACGACAGCAACTGCCCTCTCGCTGCAGcaagaatttgttttctgtttctacctTGGACCACAGGGAAAGGGGCAGCTGAAGGAAAAGGCTGTGTTGGgtgtcttcttccctttttccttcctcgtTCTTCTAAATGCCTCCTTGCCTGATAGTTCTTTCGccttttctttgcttcctctttcttttctctctctttgctccccctctgtctcccccatctctcccctgccccatcctaccttttctttttttcccttttctttcttttcttttcttttcttttcttttcttttcttttcttttcttttcttttcttttcttttctctcttctcttctcttctcttctcttctcttctcttctcttctcttctcttctcttctcttctcctctcttctcttctcttctcctctcttctcctctcttctcctttcctctcctcttccttcgcCTCACCTCTTCCTAAACCCTGCCTTGCTCATCTCCCTGCCCCAACATCCTGTGCCATCCCTGTGGTGTTTCTGGTCTTGGCCACGGCCAGACTGGGCAGAACTGATGGATACCTGTTGAGGCAGCGGAGCCCCTGGGCTCCcaccccattccctcctcccggGGCTGCACAGGTGAGTAGGTGGAAGGTaaggggggcagggtggggaaggacGTCCTGGCTTAAAGCCCGGGCTGGGAGCGCTGTTCTCGTGGCGCTCGGATCAGGCAGAGAGAATAGGGTCAGCCTTCAAGGCAGTTGTCTCTGGGTGCCCCgggtgaggtggggagtggggccTCTCTCCCAGGAGCTCAGAGGCTGGCGGGAGTGAGGACGGGAGGGGCTGTCCCTTGGGCGTTGGTGTATGTGCTCCTAGAGCAGCTCAGGAGGCACGGTGGCTCTGAAGCATCACTCACTTCTGTCCTGTTCTTGACAGCGCCATTCGCGAACGATTTCCCAAATTATTACGCCTGGTAAGTCCACAGCTTTTTTAACTCTTCTGTCACGAGCATAGCCTCTCCCACCCAAAAGGTCCCGCCTCACGTATGTTTGTATGACCATGAATTTGGAGACATGGAGCCCTTGGAGAATCTGGCAAAGGTTATATAATCTTTCTTCCCAGAGAAATGCCTGTAGACAAAAGTTGCACCTATCACAGCTCCTGGGATCTTTTCCATGTCTCTTTGGCCTCTGACCCCCTCACTCTTAGTTGTCCCATCTAATTACTCATCCAGCCTTTTTCATCTCTGTTTATGCTGTCAACTTCCACTTCCTTTCTGCAGGATGGCCATGAGTTACCCCCTCCAATTGCCTTTGACGTTGAAGCCCCCACGACGTTACCGCCCTGCAAGGTAAGAAGTGGGGCAGAGTTAGAACTCGTGTGGGGAGGAGAGTATTGGTTATGGGATTCTGATACCTGTTTGCTTCCAGGGAAGCTATTTTGGAACAGAGACCCTGAAGAACCTGGTCCTGCATTTCTTGCAGCAGTGAGTATTGCCGGAGGACCCCtgaggctggggagaggtgggCCAGCCCCAGTGCCGCTCACTCGGGGCAGCTGTTGGGTCGTTCTGTGGATCCAGAGCAGGGAATTCAGACTTGCCCTTTTGTGGTTCCCGCAGGTACTACGCGGTGTATGACTCTGGAGACCGGCAGCGGCTCCTGGACGCCTACCATGACGGGGCCTGCTGCTCCCTCAGCATCCCTTTTACCCCCCAGAACCCTTCCCGGTGAGTGTCACTGCCCGGGACCAGCATTTCTCGGCACATGCAGGCTAGCACCTGCCAGCATCCATCCCACGCTGACCACCGCCTCCTTTTCCACTTATCCCCCTAGAAGCAACCTGGCCGAGTACTTCAAGGACAGCAGGAATGTGAAGAAGCTCAAAGACCCCAGTAAGTGTGTGATGTGAGCAGAAAGCCTGGGACGGAGGTGGGAAGGCATCGGCCACAGAGCTCAGGAGTGTGTGGCAGCCCCTAACCTTGGGTTCTCCCCACAGCCCTGCGGTTCCGCCTGCTGAAGCACACGCGTCTCAACGTTGTGGCCTTCCTCAATGAGTTACCCAAAACTCAGCACGACGTCAGCTCCTTTGTGGTAGACATAAGCGCCCAGACAGTAAGCACCTGTTTCTTCCCTGGCCGGAGCCTGAACTTAGGGAAGGAGGGGGCGGTCACGAGGCATGGGGGACTTAGGCTCCGGCGGGGAGCCCACCTGGTGACTGACGCTGCTTCTCTTTCAGAGCACATTGCTGTGTTTTTCCGTCAATGGGGTCTTCAAGGAAGGTGAGAATCTTGGTGGAGTCTGGAGTTTGCGGAGTGGGCCCCTCCTGCAGCTAGATCTTTTTTCTCCACACTCTCGGCTTCTCAGctaccttccctctcctcccctgacctcctcctcttctgccccaAGCCATCTTCATGAGGCCTACCCTCTCCACCTGTCTTTCCTGTCTGGGTTATGGGACAAACCTGAGGATTAGGAGGACACAGGCTTTGGTGTCAGGCAGATCCAAGGCTCCATTCCAACCTTGGTCCCGTGTGCCCGTGGCCAATTTACATTAACTCTGAGCTTCagattctttatttgtaaaaagggGTACTAGCCATCCCCTAGCGGTGCTGTGGGGAGTAAATGAAGGGCTTGCCGTAGGACCTTGCACACAGATGTTCTGTGGGTGGGCTAACGGGTGGTTATTGTCCTCGCTGGCCCGACATTCCTCTTCACCTCTGCTCCCCTGTACACACGCAGTCATCCGTCTGGTCTACTTCAGGTTAGTCGTATCAAGTAAGACCGTGATGGGAGAAGCTTTCGGTAAACACAAAGCGTGGCTGATCCTAAGGGGTCATTGCTGTTGTTAACATTACAGTGGATGGAAAATCTCGGGATTCTTTGCGAGCCTTCACCAGGACATTTGTCGCTGTTCCTGCCAGCAATTCAGGGTAAGTGTTTGGCTTACCACATGGGGTCCCAGTCCCATTCCATGGCCAGCATGTGGGAATTGGTaggggcggggatgggggagCCGGTCCTCAGGATGTTTTCAGAATTTCAGAAAGGCTGGGGGGAATCAGGAGGAAGCTCTCACAATGGTGGTGAGcttggctctggagccaggctgggtTTTTCATCCTGGCCCTACCACTTCTAGCTAAGGGCAAGTTTCCTCGTCTGGAAACTAGTATATTTACTTCCGTGGCCTGTCGTGAAGATAAATGGGGATGAGAACGGTCCAGAGTTGGGGGAGAAAGTGTAATTCTAGTGTGTTCGGTAGAGAACCGCTTGCACGGGTTGTGTGGGAAGGGTCgtaaatgataaaatgtaatgaccaatagtgggggaggggtactTTGTGAATGCTGGAAGAACCTGTCGAGTGTCAGAGTGTCAAGTATGAGAACAGGAATAAAGTTGGGAAGATGAGGTGGTCTGTTTGTCCAGCTGTCTAAAGTGCTTTTTGTCCCACAGGCTGTGCATCGTAAATGACGAGCTGTTTGTGCGCAATGCCAGCCCTGATGAGATCCAGAGAGCCTTCGCCATGCCTGCACCCACACCTTCCTCCAGCCCAGTGCCCACCCTCTCCCCAGAGCAGCAGGAGATGCTGCAGGCATTCTCTACCCAGTCTGGCATGAACCTTGAGTGGTCCCAGAAGTGAGTGCTGGGCATGTGTAGCAGTAGGGGGAAATGGAGGTAGGGGTGGTAGTGAATAATGAGTgctcctaaaattttaaaaaccagaactTATAAATACCGTCCATAAAAAAATGTGGCCTCTGCATAAATCAGCATCACAAAATTTAAAGCCCAAATGAAGTCTCTTTGTATATACTGTTTTACAACTTACCTTTTTGTTTATCTTGTGAACATCTTTCCctatcactgtgtgtgtgtgtgtgtattttaaatgcttgtttatttttgagagagagagaaagagatagagcatgagcgggggaggggcaaagagagggggagacacagagtctgaagcaggctccaggctcccagctgtcagcacagagcccaacatgaggctcaaactcaccctgcaatcgtggcctgagctgaagtcagaagtttaacctactgagccacccaggcacatcccCATCACTGTAAAAATCACCTTCCTCCTTTTGACAGCTACTTAGTAATCCTTTGTATCCAGTAGGCCATTGATAGACATTCGGATTGTTACAAGTTTTTCATTTGTATACACAGTGCaagaatgtatataattgttggcACACACTGGCAAGTGTTACTATATAATGGACTTTGAAGTGGCATCTAGCCATCAGGGTGAGTGCCTTTTGGTTCTAATGAGGGTGCCTGTTCTTCCCCCACTGCAGGTGCCTCCAGGACAACAACTGGGACTACACCAGATCTGCCCAGGCCTTTACTCATCTGAAGGTAAGTTTTGGGAATTCAGTAGCAAAAAGGCCAGAGATCTCTGGGCCTTCAAGAGGGTCAggcaagctgggggtggggaaaaggggCTGGCTCTgctgaccttttctttttttgctaaggCCAAGGGCGAGATCCCAGAAGTGGCGTTCATGAAGTGATCCGTAGTCATGCCCCAGAAGAAGCCCCCTGTAAAATAGCCCTTGGATATTGACGTCTCCTTGTCATGGCTGTCGTTTTCTCCTCTCTGGCCCCGACCGACGGAGGCTACCCTGTGACTGTGACCGTGACCGAAGAGAATGGGCTGCCGG is a genomic window of Acinonyx jubatus isolate Ajub_Pintada_27869175 chromosome D1, VMU_Ajub_asm_v1.0, whole genome shotgun sequence containing:
- the NXF1 gene encoding nuclear RNA export factor 1; its protein translation is MADEGKSYNEHDDRVSFPQRRKKGRGPFRWKYGEGNRRSGRGGSGIRSSRLEEDDRDVAMSDAQEVPRVRYNPYAARPNRRGDSWHDRDRIHVTVRRDRALPERGGAGTSQDGTSKNWFKITIPYGRKYDKSWLLSVIQSKCSVPFTPIEFHYENTRAQFFVEDASTASALKAVNYKILDQENRRISIIINSSVPPHSVQNELKPEQVEQLKLIMSKRYDGSQQALDLKGLRSDPDLVAQNIDVVLNRRSCMAATLRIIEENIPELLSLNLSNNRLYRLDDMSSLVQKAPNLKILNLSGNELKSERELDKVKGLKLEELWLDGNPLCDTFRDQSTYISAIRERFPKLLRLDGHELPPPIAFDVEAPTTLPPCKGSYFGTETLKNLVLHFLQQYYAVYDSGDRQRLLDAYHDGACCSLSIPFTPQNPSRSNLAEYFKDSRNVKKLKDPTLRFRLLKHTRLNVVAFLNELPKTQHDVSSFVVDISAQTSTLLCFSVNGVFKEVDGKSRDSLRAFTRTFVAVPASNSGLCIVNDELFVRNASPDEIQRAFAMPAPTPSSSPVPTLSPEQQEMLQAFSTQSGMNLEWSQKCLQDNNWDYTRSAQAFTHLKAKGEIPEVAFMK